In the genome of Hymenobacter cellulosivorans, one region contains:
- a CDS encoding glycerophosphodiester phosphodiesterase, which translates to MKKTLFLLTVLSWGGLTACQDTDSDEPTTPAYRTLDGKAPLIIAHRGASGLRPEHTLEAYQLAIDQGADFIESDVVLTKDQVLVCRHEPMLSGTTNVAELPQFASRKTTKTVDGVAYDDWFASDFTLAEIKTLRAKQAMADRGQQYNGQFLIPTFQEVIDLAKAQSTAKGRVIGVYPETKHPTFHEKNLGLPLTDKLLEALTAAGWNSKDAPVYVQSFEVSNLRALHQKSPLKLVQLLDADDVDASGNLVMKAPYAQPYDFVVAGDARTFLDLTTDAGLDFVKTYAVGIGPWKPYVQPYTPEKKLPATSLIERAHQRGLLVHAYTFRDESRYLLKEYNNDPKAEYKNFYQLGLDGVFTDYTATAVAAKQP; encoded by the coding sequence ATGAAAAAAACCCTGTTCTTACTGACGGTACTTAGCTGGGGAGGCCTGACGGCCTGCCAGGATACCGACTCCGACGAGCCGACGACCCCCGCCTACCGCACCCTCGATGGCAAAGCCCCGCTGATAATTGCCCACCGCGGGGCGTCGGGGCTGCGGCCCGAGCACACCCTGGAAGCCTACCAGCTGGCCATCGACCAGGGAGCCGACTTTATCGAGTCGGATGTGGTGCTGACCAAGGATCAGGTGCTGGTGTGCCGGCATGAGCCCATGCTTTCGGGCACGACCAATGTGGCCGAGCTGCCGCAGTTTGCCAGCCGCAAAACCACCAAAACGGTGGATGGCGTAGCCTACGACGACTGGTTTGCCAGCGACTTTACCTTGGCCGAAATCAAGACGCTGCGGGCTAAGCAGGCCATGGCCGACCGGGGCCAGCAGTACAACGGGCAGTTTCTGATTCCGACGTTTCAGGAAGTAATTGACTTGGCCAAGGCGCAAAGCACGGCCAAAGGGCGGGTTATTGGGGTATATCCGGAAACCAAGCACCCTACGTTTCACGAAAAAAACCTGGGCCTGCCCCTGACCGACAAGCTGCTGGAAGCCTTGACGGCCGCAGGCTGGAACAGCAAGGACGCCCCGGTGTACGTGCAGTCGTTTGAGGTCAGCAACCTGCGCGCCCTGCACCAGAAGTCGCCCCTGAAGCTGGTGCAGCTCCTCGATGCCGACGACGTGGATGCCAGCGGCAACCTGGTGATGAAGGCACCCTACGCCCAGCCCTACGACTTCGTGGTGGCCGGCGACGCGCGCACCTTCCTGGACCTGACCACCGATGCCGGCCTCGACTTCGTGAAAACCTACGCCGTAGGCATCGGCCCCTGGAAACCCTACGTGCAGCCCTACACGCCCGAGAAAAAGCTGCCCGCTACCTCGCTCATCGAGCGGGCCCACCAGCGCGGCCTGCTGGTGCACGCCTATACGTTCCGGGATGAGAGCCGCTACTTGCTCAAGGAGTACAACAACGACCCCAAGGCCGAGTACAAGAACTTCTACCAGCTGGGCCTGGATGGCGTATTTACCGACTATACGGCTACCGCCGTAGCGGCCAAGCAGCCCTAG
- a CDS encoding NAD(P)-dependent oxidoreductase has product MQRILLYGATGRTGGLILDYALAQGYAVTALVRNPQKLTRTSPHLTVVAGSPTDPDIVRRAMAGCQAVVSALSALSETESFSVQKITPPHTLATVMQHTVAAMRELGVKRIVTLSSIGAGDSWPYAPWYMRLMIRLTNFRHVFADHAAQEELVRQSGLEWVIARPVALNDQEELGQLVVRYHERPAPFSISRRQLARFMVDSLRDDAYVGKAPLLAEQ; this is encoded by the coding sequence ATGCAACGTATCCTGCTCTACGGAGCCACCGGCCGCACGGGTGGCCTCATCCTGGACTATGCCCTGGCCCAGGGCTACGCCGTTACGGCGCTGGTCCGCAACCCGCAGAAGCTTACCCGTACCTCGCCCCACCTGACGGTGGTAGCCGGCTCACCCACCGACCCGGATATTGTGCGCCGGGCTATGGCGGGGTGTCAGGCCGTAGTAAGTGCTCTGAGCGCGCTGAGCGAAACGGAGTCGTTTTCGGTACAGAAGATTACGCCGCCGCATACCCTGGCTACGGTGATGCAGCACACGGTGGCCGCCATGCGGGAGCTGGGGGTGAAGCGCATCGTGACGCTGTCCTCGATTGGGGCCGGTGATTCGTGGCCATACGCGCCCTGGTACATGCGGCTGATGATCCGGCTGACAAACTTCCGGCACGTCTTCGCCGACCACGCGGCCCAGGAGGAGCTGGTGCGGCAGTCGGGGCTGGAGTGGGTTATTGCTAGGCCAGTGGCGCTGAATGACCAGGAGGAACTCGGGCAGCTGGTGGTGCGCTACCACGAGAGGCCCGCGCCGTTCAGCATTAGCCGGCGGCAGCTGGCCCGGTTCATGGTCGACAGCCTGCGGGACGACGCGTACGTGGGCAAGGCCCCGCTGCTGGCGGAGCAGTGA
- a CDS encoding FAD binding domain-containing protein has product MNSFTYTRATGVEAAVREKAADEGVKFIAGGTNLLDLMKENVERPSRLLDLNHLPLKSIEAAPDGGLRLGALATNAETAWDEQVKQRYPLLNQAILAGASPQLRNMATNGGNLFQRTRCYYFYDLATPCNKREPGSGCSAIGGYNRIHAILGTSESCIATHPSDMCIGLAALNATVQVTGPNGERTVKFEDFHRLPEDKPELDTTLAPDEIVTAIDLPNEDFSQHFSYLKLRDRQSYAFALVSVAAALQLDGNTIKEARLALGGVAHKPWRDQQVEAMLQGQPATEDTFRRAAAAMVATAQGYGHNTFKIELAKRAIVRALKQAAEGTQQASDIFTNSNP; this is encoded by the coding sequence ATGAACAGTTTCACTTATACCCGCGCCACCGGCGTGGAAGCGGCCGTCCGGGAAAAGGCGGCTGACGAGGGCGTCAAATTCATTGCCGGCGGCACCAACCTGCTGGACTTGATGAAGGAAAACGTCGAGCGGCCCTCGCGCCTTCTCGACCTCAACCATTTGCCGCTAAAGTCCATTGAAGCCGCTCCCGACGGCGGCTTGCGTCTGGGCGCTTTGGCAACCAACGCCGAAACAGCCTGGGACGAGCAGGTCAAGCAGCGCTACCCTTTGCTGAACCAAGCTATTCTGGCCGGAGCCTCGCCCCAGCTGCGCAACATGGCCACCAACGGGGGCAACCTGTTTCAGCGCACCCGCTGCTACTATTTCTACGACCTGGCCACGCCCTGCAACAAGCGGGAGCCCGGCTCGGGCTGCTCGGCCATCGGCGGCTACAACCGGATTCACGCCATTCTGGGTACCTCGGAAAGCTGCATTGCTACGCACCCGTCGGATATGTGCATCGGCCTAGCCGCGCTGAATGCCACGGTGCAGGTAACCGGCCCCAACGGCGAGCGGACGGTGAAGTTCGAGGACTTTCACCGCCTGCCCGAGGATAAACCTGAGCTGGATACTACCCTGGCCCCCGACGAAATCGTGACGGCCATTGATTTGCCCAACGAGGACTTTAGCCAGCATTTCAGCTACCTCAAGCTGCGCGACCGGCAATCCTACGCCTTTGCGCTGGTATCGGTGGCAGCGGCTTTACAGCTCGACGGCAATACCATCAAGGAAGCCCGCCTGGCCCTGGGCGGTGTGGCCCACAAGCCCTGGCGCGACCAGCAGGTCGAAGCCATGCTCCAAGGTCAGCCCGCCACGGAAGACACGTTCCGCCGGGCTGCCGCGGCCATGGTTGCAACCGCCCAGGGCTACGGCCACAACACGTTTAAGATTGAGCTAGCCAAGCGCGCCATTGTGCGGGCTCTGAAGCAGGCCGCCGAAGGCACCCAGCAAGCGTCCGACATCTTTACCAACTCGAATCCATGA
- a CDS encoding xanthine dehydrogenase family protein molybdopterin-binding subunit, producing MSTTNYIGKPVNRVDGPAKVTGAAKYAAEFNVPNLAYGHIVSSSIAKGKITKIYADEVLAIPGVLHVFSHENVPTLAWFDRSYKDDVAPGGSPFRPLQGNEVKYSQQPVALVVAETFEVARYAASLLRVDYDVEKHDTDLETKRDDGFEPGRGKTGWVPPPKPRGNPDSELKNAAHRIEGEYIHLAQHHNPMEMFASTVEFLGDKKLNIYDKTQGAFNSQQYVMKVFGLNKDEAHVVSQYTGGGFGSGLRPQYQLFMAVLAALELKRSVRVSMTRQQMFSMGHRPHTLQYVELGTNPDGSLAALHHHALHETSQYEDYTENVVNWSGMLYQCDNVKLTYQLAKIDVATPQDMRAPGAATGSFALECAMDEMAYEAGLDPLEFRLRNYAEIDQNLKREFSSKKLRECYHEGAAKFGWEKRNPEPRSMRDGDLLVGWGVATGVWDASIQKCAASASLSADGHLTVLSGSNDIGTGTYTIMTQIAAQTLGLPLEAVTFKLGDTNQPEAPLQGGSWTAASVGNAVKQVCDKLGEQLLKLAQKMEDSPLKGASYEDVEFVNGQIRLNADITQAVVIRDILPANGKDKLEAENTMLPNPINQLKNSLHAHNAVFVEVKVDPELGTLHVTRVVNAVAAGRILNPKTARSQVLGSVVWGISMALMEESVMDHGFGRYMNHNYSEYHIPVHADIHDIDVIFVEEEDDKVNPLGIKGLGEVGLLGVAAAVANAAYHATGKRIRNLPVSIDKLLL from the coding sequence ATGAGCACGACCAACTATATCGGCAAACCCGTCAACCGCGTCGATGGGCCGGCTAAAGTAACGGGCGCGGCCAAGTACGCCGCTGAGTTCAACGTGCCCAACCTGGCCTACGGCCACATCGTGAGCAGCTCAATTGCCAAAGGCAAAATTACCAAGATATACGCCGACGAGGTTTTGGCTATTCCGGGTGTGCTGCACGTTTTCTCCCACGAAAACGTGCCTACGCTGGCTTGGTTTGACCGCAGCTACAAAGACGACGTGGCCCCCGGCGGCTCGCCGTTCCGGCCCCTGCAGGGCAATGAGGTGAAATACAGCCAGCAGCCCGTGGCCCTGGTCGTAGCCGAAACCTTCGAAGTAGCCCGCTACGCCGCCAGCCTGCTCCGCGTCGACTACGACGTGGAAAAGCACGACACTGACCTGGAAACCAAGCGCGACGACGGCTTTGAGCCCGGCCGGGGCAAAACGGGCTGGGTGCCCCCACCCAAACCCCGCGGCAACCCCGACTCGGAGCTCAAAAACGCGGCTCACCGCATCGAGGGCGAGTATATCCATTTGGCCCAGCACCACAACCCGATGGAAATGTTTGCCTCCACGGTAGAATTTCTCGGTGACAAAAAGCTCAACATCTACGACAAAACCCAGGGTGCCTTCAACTCCCAGCAGTACGTCATGAAGGTGTTTGGGCTCAACAAGGACGAAGCCCACGTAGTGTCGCAATACACCGGCGGCGGCTTTGGCTCGGGCCTGCGGCCCCAGTACCAGCTGTTTATGGCCGTACTGGCCGCTTTGGAGCTCAAACGCTCGGTGCGCGTATCGATGACGCGGCAGCAGATGTTCAGCATGGGCCACCGCCCCCACACGCTGCAGTATGTCGAGCTGGGTACCAACCCCGACGGCTCGCTGGCGGCCCTGCACCACCACGCCCTGCATGAGACGTCGCAGTATGAGGACTACACCGAAAACGTGGTGAACTGGTCGGGCATGCTCTACCAGTGCGACAACGTGAAGCTGACCTACCAGCTGGCCAAAATCGACGTGGCTACGCCCCAGGATATGCGGGCCCCGGGCGCCGCCACCGGCTCGTTTGCCCTGGAATGCGCCATGGACGAAATGGCCTACGAGGCTGGCCTCGACCCGCTGGAATTCCGCCTGCGCAACTATGCTGAAATAGACCAGAACCTGAAGCGGGAATTTTCGAGCAAGAAGCTGCGCGAGTGCTACCACGAGGGTGCCGCCAAATTCGGCTGGGAAAAGCGCAACCCGGAGCCCCGCTCCATGCGCGACGGTGACCTGCTCGTGGGCTGGGGCGTGGCTACCGGCGTTTGGGATGCCAGCATCCAGAAGTGCGCCGCTAGTGCCTCTCTCTCCGCCGATGGCCACCTGACTGTGCTCAGCGGCTCGAACGACATCGGTACGGGCACCTACACCATCATGACCCAGATTGCGGCCCAAACCCTGGGCTTGCCTCTGGAGGCCGTGACCTTCAAGCTCGGCGACACCAACCAGCCCGAGGCCCCGCTGCAAGGCGGTTCCTGGACAGCCGCCTCCGTCGGCAACGCCGTGAAGCAGGTGTGCGACAAACTGGGTGAACAGCTGCTCAAGCTAGCTCAGAAGATGGAAGACAGCCCGCTGAAAGGTGCCAGCTACGAAGACGTGGAGTTTGTCAACGGCCAGATTCGCCTCAACGCCGACATCACCCAGGCCGTCGTTATCCGCGACATTCTGCCCGCTAATGGCAAGGACAAGCTGGAAGCCGAAAACACGATGCTGCCGAACCCCATCAATCAGCTCAAAAACTCGCTGCACGCTCACAACGCGGTGTTTGTGGAAGTGAAAGTTGATCCTGAGCTGGGCACTTTGCACGTGACGCGCGTGGTAAACGCCGTGGCCGCCGGCCGCATCCTGAACCCCAAAACGGCCCGCAGTCAGGTCCTGGGCTCGGTGGTGTGGGGCATCAGCATGGCCCTGATGGAGGAAAGCGTGATGGACCACGGCTTTGGCCGCTACATGAACCATAACTACTCCGAATACCACATTCCCGTGCACGCTGACATTCACGACATCGACGTGATTTTCGTGGAGGAGGAAGACGACAAGGTGAACCCGCTGGGCATCAAAGGCCTGGGCGAAGTAGGCCTGCTGGGCGTGGCCGCCGCTGTAGCCAACGCCGCTTACCACGCCACCGGTAAGCGCATCCGCAACCTGCCCGTTTCGATTGATAAGCTACTGTTGTAA
- a CDS encoding 1-phosphofructokinase family hexose kinase, whose protein sequence is MSTIVTLTLNPAVDKSTTADQIIPDQKIRCAAPKFEPGGGGINVSRALKRLDTDSLAVFPVGGPSGTVLRELLTQEQIRQAPVEMASRTRENFIVVDAASGQQYRFGMPGTALTAEEQHQILQTLKHINQIPEFLVISGSLPPGVEPEFVVKVVRAAKERGVKVVIDTSGPALHRVLEEGVYLAKPNVGELSKMAGVDELDNEAVAEAAHRLVREGKCEIVVVSLGAQGACVVTKDLIDHVPAPAVKRRSTVGAGDSMVAGLVYGLSTGLSVREVVRLGVACGSAATMNPGTELFRREDVDKLYRWLLQTMPAAAA, encoded by the coding sequence ATGTCTACCATTGTTACGCTTACTTTGAACCCGGCCGTCGACAAAAGCACGACAGCCGACCAGATTATTCCCGACCAGAAAATCCGCTGTGCCGCGCCCAAGTTTGAGCCCGGAGGTGGCGGCATCAACGTTTCAAGAGCCCTGAAGCGGCTGGATACCGACTCGCTGGCCGTCTTTCCGGTGGGCGGCCCCAGTGGCACGGTGCTGCGCGAGCTGCTCACCCAGGAGCAAATCCGGCAGGCCCCGGTGGAAATGGCCAGCCGCACCCGCGAGAATTTTATTGTGGTGGATGCAGCCAGCGGGCAGCAATACCGCTTTGGTATGCCGGGCACGGCTCTCACTGCCGAGGAGCAGCACCAGATCCTGCAAACCCTGAAGCACATCAACCAGATTCCGGAGTTTCTGGTCATCAGCGGCAGCCTGCCGCCGGGTGTCGAGCCTGAGTTTGTGGTCAAAGTAGTGCGGGCGGCCAAGGAGCGCGGGGTGAAAGTGGTAATCGACACCTCCGGGCCGGCCCTGCACCGCGTGCTGGAGGAAGGCGTGTACCTGGCCAAGCCCAACGTGGGAGAGCTCAGCAAAATGGCCGGCGTCGATGAGCTCGACAACGAAGCCGTAGCCGAAGCCGCTCACCGGCTCGTGCGCGAGGGCAAGTGCGAAATCGTGGTGGTGTCGCTGGGGGCGCAGGGCGCCTGCGTGGTGACCAAGGACTTGATCGACCATGTGCCGGCCCCGGCCGTGAAGCGGCGCAGCACCGTGGGCGCCGGCGACAGTATGGTAGCCGGCCTGGTATACGGGCTGAGCACCGGCCTCTCGGTGCGCGAAGTGGTGCGGCTGGGCGTGGCCTGCGGTTCAGCAGCCACTATGAACCCCGGCACCGAGCTGTTTCGCCGCGAAGACGTGGACAAGCTCTACCGGTGGCTGCTGCAGACCATGCCCGCCGCCGCGGCCTAG
- a CDS encoding Ig-like domain-containing protein has product MKTSSLLKSGLLLTVLLDAKASQALELPAPRTVAAPAKASLRAASVDVTTTLTGPTTLGAGVSSGTYTVTFSNSGPGDAFDVTQRVALPAGSSLTAAQRAALPGTATYDATTNIIDFGSTVLANNGSKTYTFSFTVPTTQGSSFLTSTVGTSSNQASNKDADQDRLNVTITAGNFFVTNEDSNEVPANGTKTGNIILNDPNPANLPNSSFNVQLVTGPAHGALTLNSDGSYSYTPVAGYLGPDSFTYLVNVPSTTPPNSNVSLVSLNVYDASLVCLSGTGTNLLKNPSFTDGNTGFTSAYGYAGTGATSLQPEGKYMVGTEAANYHNNFSGHGRTGAGDNFMMVNGSADLSIVYSQTVTVQPNRYYTFSAYASSVNTGNPAQLGFVINGKSTSSVTTLTTEANVFTRISDLWFSGSNTSAVIEIRDVNKVASGNDFGLDDIYIGTCAVSLVVNNVRNAKMYNKSEALSISPMSATVSSGPAVGSFTIQTLPNPASGVLYLNGDAVLPGQVIPLDQADKLSFDPADGYVGNATFTYSGTDTSGSGSNNTATFTIPVESAPLPVELTAFAARRVGNFDAQLTWRTAQELHNDHFEVERSFDKEGFTVVASVAGQGTTTSPTSYTHTDRNAANLGRTVYYRLRQVDEDGSTSYSPVRTVIFEGPQTLNVYPNPTSGSSTLDLRVLPAGSYQVTLIDATGRQVLSTALLGGQQHPLLLEGLAHGTYVLVVRGNGVKLSQHLVRE; this is encoded by the coding sequence ATGAAAACATCTTCTCTACTCAAATCAGGGCTTCTGCTTACGGTTCTGCTTGATGCCAAAGCCAGCCAGGCACTTGAGCTGCCCGCGCCCCGTACTGTGGCCGCACCGGCCAAGGCTAGCTTACGCGCTGCTAGCGTGGATGTAACGACCACCCTGACCGGCCCCACCACCTTGGGTGCCGGTGTATCGTCGGGCACGTACACGGTCACGTTCAGCAACAGCGGCCCCGGGGATGCTTTCGACGTAACGCAGCGAGTGGCTCTGCCGGCTGGCTCCAGCCTGACGGCGGCCCAACGAGCCGCCCTGCCCGGCACTGCCACCTACGACGCCACCACCAACATCATCGACTTTGGCTCGACGGTACTGGCCAATAACGGCTCCAAAACGTACACGTTCAGCTTCACAGTCCCGACTACTCAGGGCAGCAGCTTTCTGACCAGCACGGTCGGCACCAGCTCCAACCAGGCTTCCAACAAGGATGCCGACCAGGACCGGCTAAACGTGACCATCACGGCCGGCAACTTCTTTGTAACCAACGAGGACAGCAACGAAGTACCTGCCAACGGCACCAAGACGGGCAATATTATTCTGAACGACCCGAACCCGGCCAACCTACCCAACAGCAGCTTCAACGTGCAGCTGGTCACCGGCCCGGCGCACGGCGCTCTGACGCTGAACTCCGACGGCAGCTACAGCTATACTCCCGTGGCCGGCTACCTGGGGCCCGACAGCTTTACCTACCTGGTCAACGTGCCCTCGACGACGCCCCCCAATTCGAACGTGTCGTTGGTGTCGCTGAACGTGTATGACGCCAGCCTGGTGTGCCTGAGCGGCACGGGCACGAACCTGCTGAAAAACCCGAGCTTCACGGACGGCAACACCGGCTTTACCTCGGCCTACGGCTACGCTGGTACGGGCGCTACCAGCCTGCAGCCCGAGGGCAAGTATATGGTGGGTACGGAAGCCGCCAACTACCACAACAACTTTTCGGGCCACGGCCGCACCGGGGCCGGCGACAATTTCATGATGGTAAACGGCTCGGCCGACTTGAGCATCGTGTACTCGCAGACCGTGACAGTGCAGCCCAACCGTTACTACACCTTCTCGGCGTATGCTTCGAGCGTAAATACCGGCAACCCGGCCCAGCTTGGCTTCGTGATTAATGGCAAGTCTACGTCGTCGGTGACCACGCTGACAACCGAAGCCAACGTCTTCACCCGCATTTCCGACCTGTGGTTTTCGGGCAGCAACACTTCGGCCGTTATTGAAATCCGGGATGTAAACAAGGTAGCCAGCGGCAACGACTTCGGCCTAGACGACATCTACATCGGCACCTGCGCCGTGTCGCTGGTGGTGAACAACGTGCGCAACGCCAAAATGTATAATAAGTCCGAAGCCCTTAGCATTTCTCCCATGAGTGCGACGGTGTCGAGTGGACCGGCGGTGGGCAGCTTCACCATTCAAACCCTGCCTAACCCCGCCAGCGGCGTTTTGTACCTCAACGGCGACGCCGTGCTGCCGGGTCAGGTTATTCCGCTCGACCAGGCCGACAAGCTGAGCTTTGACCCAGCCGACGGCTACGTGGGCAACGCCACGTTCACCTACAGTGGCACCGACACCAGCGGCTCGGGCAGCAACAACACGGCCACGTTCACCATCCCGGTCGAAAGTGCCCCGCTGCCCGTAGAGCTCACCGCATTTGCTGCTCGCCGCGTCGGCAACTTCGACGCCCAGCTTACCTGGCGCACCGCTCAGGAGCTGCACAACGACCATTTCGAGGTGGAGCGCAGCTTTGATAAGGAAGGCTTCACGGTGGTGGCTTCCGTTGCCGGCCAAGGCACCACGACCAGCCCCACCAGCTACACCCATACCGACCGGAACGCGGCCAACCTGGGCCGGACCGTATACTACCGCCTGCGCCAGGTCGACGAGGATGGCAGCACGTCTTACTCGCCTGTACGTACGGTAATCTTCGAAGGCCCGCAAACACTGAACGTGTACCCCAACCCTACCAGCGGCTCGTCTACGCTTGATCTGCGGGTGCTACCAGCGGGCAGCTACCAGGTAACGCTAATCGACGCCACGGGTCGGCAGGTGCTGAGCACCGCTCTGCTGGGCGGTCAGCAGCATCCGTTGCTGCTCGAAGGCCTCGCACATGGCACCTACGTGCTGGTGGTGCGCGGTAATGGGGTCAAACTTAGCCAGCACCTGGTGCGGGAATAG
- a CDS encoding (2Fe-2S)-binding protein produces MSTTTTQAPLGNPAIALPPTGTVTLKINGVERQLEIAPWTSLLDALREYLDLTGTKKGCDHGQCGACTVLVDGKRINSCLTLAVMKEGAEITTIEGLGTEENLHPLQQAFVDHDAFQCGYCTPGQICSAVGMLTEGKAKTTAEIRELMSGNLCRCGAYTNIVSAIEEVLNQPR; encoded by the coding sequence ATGAGTACTACCACCACCCAAGCACCCTTGGGCAATCCGGCTATTGCCCTACCACCAACGGGTACCGTCACGCTAAAAATCAACGGTGTGGAACGGCAGCTGGAAATTGCGCCCTGGACCAGCCTGCTCGACGCCCTGCGCGAGTATCTCGACCTGACTGGCACCAAAAAAGGCTGTGACCATGGCCAGTGCGGGGCCTGCACCGTACTCGTCGACGGTAAGCGTATCAATTCCTGCCTGACCCTGGCCGTGATGAAGGAAGGCGCCGAAATAACCACCATTGAGGGCCTGGGCACCGAGGAAAACCTGCATCCGTTGCAGCAGGCCTTCGTCGACCATGACGCCTTCCAGTGCGGCTACTGCACGCCCGGCCAGATCTGTTCAGCCGTAGGCATGCTCACCGAGGGCAAGGCTAAAACCACGGCTGAAATCCGGGAGCTGATGAGCGGCAACCTCTGCCGCTGCGGGGCCTATACCAACATCGTGTCGGCCATTGAAGAAGTGCTGAATCAGCCACGGTGA
- a CDS encoding ImmA/IrrE family metallo-endopeptidase — protein MPSALSTPTETRMLTRKDIEARAQAVLQQVNGAGTLPIDPVNLAQQHGITVHNAEFAQDNLSGMITKQSSGTIILVKGSDPASRKRFTIAHELAHHFLHLTQADGSFVDNTINLFREQFTDHAPDADRAREIEANRFAAALLMPEPLMRREFAHNPDIDYLAWRFGVSEQAMGYRIAELGLR, from the coding sequence ATGCCTTCCGCCTTGTCGACGCCGACCGAAACCCGAATGCTCACCCGCAAAGACATAGAAGCGCGGGCCCAGGCCGTGTTGCAGCAGGTCAATGGCGCCGGCACCTTGCCCATCGACCCGGTAAACCTGGCCCAGCAGCACGGCATTACTGTGCACAACGCCGAGTTTGCCCAGGACAACCTCTCGGGCATGATAACCAAACAAAGTAGCGGCACGATCATCCTGGTGAAAGGCTCCGACCCAGCTAGCCGTAAGCGTTTCACCATTGCCCACGAACTGGCCCACCACTTCCTACACCTTACCCAGGCCGACGGTTCCTTCGTCGATAACACCATCAACCTGTTTCGGGAGCAGTTTACGGACCACGCCCCGGACGCCGACCGGGCCCGCGAAATTGAGGCTAACCGCTTTGCCGCTGCCCTGCTTATGCCCGAACCGCTGATGCGCCGCGAGTTTGCCCACAACCCCGACATCGACTATCTGGCCTGGCGCTTTGGCGTGTCGGAGCAGGCCATGGGCTACCGCATTGCGGAATTAGGTCTGCGCTAA
- a CDS encoding carboxymuconolactone decarboxylase family protein, with amino-acid sequence MRFNLQALEPDSYKAMFGLEKYLAATGLSATHKHLLKMRASQLNGCAYCLNMHSKEARKDGETEQRLYLLSAWRETKLFTPEEKALLALCEEVTLISQGGVSDATYQQAVAVCGEQYVAQALMAIVAINGWNRIAITTELTVEAEA; translated from the coding sequence ATGCGTTTCAATTTGCAAGCCCTGGAGCCCGATTCCTACAAAGCTATGTTCGGCCTCGAAAAGTACCTGGCTGCCACTGGCCTGAGTGCTACTCACAAGCACCTGCTCAAAATGCGCGCCTCCCAGCTCAACGGCTGTGCCTACTGCCTCAACATGCACAGCAAGGAAGCCCGCAAAGACGGCGAAACCGAGCAGCGGCTTTACCTGCTCTCGGCCTGGCGCGAAACCAAGCTCTTTACGCCCGAGGAAAAAGCCCTGCTGGCCCTCTGCGAAGAAGTCACGCTGATTAGTCAGGGCGGAGTTTCGGATGCCACCTACCAACAGGCCGTAGCGGTTTGCGGCGAGCAGTATGTGGCCCAGGCCCTGATGGCAATTGTTGCTATCAATGGCTGGAACCGCATTGCTATTACCACAGAGCTGACGGTAGAAGCCGAGGCCTAG
- a CDS encoding Crp/Fnr family transcriptional regulator: MYESLLAHLARYVTLTEAEATLLCSYLRVQTLSRKQHLLREGQVCGANYFVLRGCLRTYLVSEKGTEQTILFGIENWWLTDYASLDTGQPSQFHIQAVEATEVVVFGQDVQEEVFRQLPQLERYFRLVLQRAAAAALFRIKFLYSMSGEERYRHFSHAWPGFVQRVPQYMLASFLGFTPEFLSKIRAKVEHS; encoded by the coding sequence ATGTACGAATCCCTGCTTGCACACCTTGCCCGCTATGTAACCCTGACCGAAGCCGAAGCGACGCTGCTGTGCTCGTATCTGCGGGTGCAGACCCTAAGCCGCAAACAACATCTGCTGCGGGAAGGGCAAGTGTGTGGGGCCAACTACTTCGTGCTACGCGGCTGCCTGCGTACTTACTTGGTGAGCGAGAAGGGCACGGAGCAAACCATTCTGTTCGGCATCGAAAACTGGTGGCTGACTGACTACGCCAGCCTCGATACCGGGCAGCCTTCGCAGTTCCACATTCAGGCGGTGGAGGCTACGGAGGTGGTCGTGTTTGGTCAGGACGTGCAAGAGGAGGTATTCCGGCAGTTGCCGCAACTGGAGCGGTACTTCCGGCTGGTGCTGCAGCGGGCGGCCGCGGCGGCTTTGTTCCGGATCAAGTTTCTGTACAGTATGTCGGGGGAGGAGCGTTACCGCCATTTCAGCCACGCCTGGCCGGGGTTTGTGCAGCGGGTGCCGCAGTACATGCTGGCGTCGTTCCTAGGGTTTACGCCCGAATTCCTGAGTAAGATCCGGGCGAAGGTGGAGCATTCGTAG